The Biomphalaria glabrata chromosome 6, xgBioGlab47.1, whole genome shotgun sequence genomic interval CTATAAATTTTtaccatttttgtgtgtgcattgTATTTGTTCTATTATAGAACAGAATCTCAAGAggaaaagaacaacaaaatattaaagtatCTGCATTTCATGAATTGAAATATAGTTTTTTCTGAATAGTAGttttcaaatataatataatatatatataatataatatttaaaattatagaataaaaaaatgaataaataaatttacaattattttatttcacaaaaaaaaattaccaagtCTTCTTTTCTGTTGCATCTAGGTTCACTTTGTTGATAACCGTTTTGTAAATTTCATGAGACAATTATGTTTATAGGAAATTGGTACTCTTATGTTTTGTCATATGATCTTGTTGGTTAAGGAATTTTTGCAATACCAGTATGATGTGACTTATTGAATGTGTCAGTTATGCTGTGCTATCAATTCTTGTTTtcatctgtctatctttctgaTCTTTGTGAAGTTTGTTGTGTGGAAGGAATCAAGTTATTCATTGGATGAATAAATAGTATTGTTGCCAACCATAATTTATCTTTTTGTCATtcttgaaagttttttttttttttttttttactttaatttcaGCTCATTTGGGATGGATCACTTTTGGATCACTTTAATGTtaggctgtttaaaaaaagaaaaagaattattaaATGGCAATattgaaggtttttttttttgaacatctACATTTATATAGAGGTTGTCATGAGATTTTTTAGtcttaagagaaaaaaaataattttaaaacctgCTCCTACTATTGACTGCCAAACTAGTGATgaatttaaatgcttttaaaatctttttgagAATAGTGGTGAATGATTTCATGAACTTATTAAACCAAAGTACAGGCTGAACAGTTACTatgctctacaaaaaaaaatattgaaatgtaaGATGCATTTATGGCAAAGTTGTCCTCAAAGTGAAGGCAAACTAAGGTTGGGCACTGAATTTTGTCTATACATGTACTGTAGTGATTCTCAATAGaagataaaatgttttactcGTATCTCAAATTTTGAATCATTGGTAATATCATGTTTCTTGATTAGAGTAATATTCTAACATGAATTTATAACTACAATTGGCATGACATGGCCTGAATTGTGCTGATGTGTCTGAAATCCAATCATAACTAcagtaaaaatactttttttctgccccttgaaaaagaaattgactTGCTTTGTCCCCCACTCCATTTTTGTCAGGACAGTGTGCTCCCTAGGGGTACAGGCTCTACAGTGTAGTGAGCATAATAACTTTAATTTCTGAAAGGAGCACATGAAACATTACAAAAAGTAATCTAAAATAATGCAGTTTTTGAAGAGAGGAGGATGTAGGGGTAATAATATAACATTTAGCCTTAGGGTTTATTCAACATTCTTGTTCTTAAAAGCTGAAGAATGTGGATGGTCTCTACTTAAATTTAtgctttaaacaaatttacaaaGATAGTTTATATAGAAACACTCAAAATCTGCTCCTGTAGTGGTCGTCTCCAGCagctaaaaaagaaagaatatccGAAACTATGAACTCCAAACTATTAACAACTAAAACCCTATCTCTGTCTTTACAATTAAAAGAGATGTGCTAGTGTCGGAAGTGTTGCTGATACTGTTATATTGTTAATTCGACTAATGGCGATAACACAGGATACAGATTTGttaatgtcattattattacatcgtttaatattcatatgtgtTCAATGAACAAATAATTATGAAGATAtaattaaatgtgaacctggccaaactggtgttattgaatgattagcTAATGATCTAATTCTAATTATCTCTCAttcaaagcttaaaaaaaatagtatacgcttttcctttttgtttagtgctactCTTCGGCAGTTGTATGTTGCATTTCATGTGTATAATATGAAATAAtacttgtttaaattttattccACTTATattcatactaaatagatttgtttgtaaaatgtttgttttacatgtttcggatgtttcttcagatttgaagataatttacttcctagtctaaacctcccacaggacgacaagggatggcagtgggcagggtatgaacctgggaccatcaaaAAGTCCGAATAGCAGTCCAACACGCATACCggtaccacacgaccaggcaaccatccatttttctctttaaaatttttttttctgtatgtaaatctatggcctccttcagttgtgaAGCAACTATGAATCATCTCATTTTAATATAGGTGAATAGTATGccagaaataaattaatttagcaatacaattaattttttttttttcacaataaatTAAAAGCCATTTGCATAAATCTGTTACAATTATGTACAATGGCcacctcccttactaaatagtctcctgtgttttaaataatagtgaattattgtaaaaatggtgtagttgtgtttatatattttctCCTTAAAAAACtccctaaaattttgtcatttaaaagtgTTACTTACCCTGCTCACTAAATTGTCATTTAAAAGTGTTACTTACCCTGCTCActaaatagtttattaacagtaaacagtttttttaagaaaaaactgctagcatagttgattttaaaaattaaatatttcgctttaagaaaagaaaaaagtagctgttgcatcagaacttagaATTTTGATCCAAGAAAtgaaaatgggagaaaaaacatgcttaaacgttttaccagacagtgggagttgatataagctttgcaaataTAAgttggtagagttgagtagagtATTATAACATAAACTTTCTTGtaatttgtgtatgtgtttcatgtgtgaatgttgtttgtatttgcatctatattgttattgtacagtacaGCTCAGGTTGTCAAttatagtcaaactgaatttccatttgattggatcaaaactatcttatcttatatggaTGACAGCTTGTCCATTTTTAGTTTATTCAGCAAATATAAAATTGGATTTTTATAGCCTTTTTagttttttagatctaaaatatgaCAAAGAATGGCTAATTGACAAAATATGCATCAGGTGTATaagtaaattaaacaaaaagcaaaaaaaaatttagattatCATGTATTTAATAAAACACTATCATAATTCACATAACATGAAAATTGATTTTGTAATCCATTAGCATGTCTAGGCTCAAACTTGCAGGGAACAGCCTTTAGTAGTCTCTTTGCTAAGTCAGCCATCACAAACCCTAAAAGgaaaaaatacaacatttaaGATAAACTTTAAACTATGTAtatgttataggcctatatattgaaaaaaaaacaacatcaaaccTGAACACTAATCTAGTGGCTGATCAGACTTTAATTTAGATAGGAAAAGTTATAGTGTTAAACTGGTTTATGttgtttaaattgaaaaaaaaaaaaagtaaaataatataaagCTGTGTAATGGTATAAATTTAGTATCATTACTCATAACAAGCagacagcctacctgtgcatAGTATCAGCTTATCCTTAGCCAGAAACTTGATCGTGATTGCTGTTTTACACAGGCATTCTTCTGATAGAAATGGAGGATCTGCTATGACCAGATCAAACTGATTTTGAAGAGCTGCATCCACCCTGAGTGGCTCATTGTAATCATAGAAAATGAAATCTTCCCCATACACTTGAAATCGTGTGTCATACTCTAAACATTTGACATCAACTGAGTCCCCTTTGAGCTCACGAAGCTTCTTGTAAACTGTTGGGGAACTCAGGCAAGCTATTCTGTGAGAGAAAATTTACAAGTTAAGACATAAATAAAATGACCAGCCATATTTTCAAAAGGCATTATCAACAGTTAGCTACAGAAAGTGTGTGAAACTGTGAATCAGAAGCAGGAGGACAGCCACAGCTGATGAtatctgatatatatatatatatatgacagaAAAGTTCACTTGGTTACTACGCTGAAGTACATAGAGAAGAAGCCCATAATTTGGCTTGTCAGAAGATCTTAACAATATGGAAcagttaataaataatattcacaTTAAAATTAAGGGCAAAACATATCAACATGCCTTTCCCAAGCACTCACTAGTTCTGTACCATTCACCAattggacatttttttattttttttaaaataatgtactaTTATTTATGCCTTCAATTGTCAAAGTATAACTTGAGAACTtagtatgtttaaaaaaaaagtatcagaAAAAACAAGATATTTACCTCCCTTTATCTCCCACTATAGAGAGTGCCTCTTTAGCTAGTGTTTCTGCAGTTTTATTATCATACCAGAACTGGCTAAGTTGCTAaattaagaataaaataaatactaacaataaatacttttaaaaatattatatatgaacactaaaatgaatacaatatcatatatatgttaataggataattattcttttaaattataaatgattGATAATTGAAACTATAGTTACTACTGAAAATACAAGTCACTAAAATCCTGTATTGAGGTAAATTTGATATTCATCCACAGTCGGCTGGATAAACCCAGCTCTCTGATTAGCATGACCCTGAAAAGACTTTTGTCAAGTAGGTCTCCTATAGTTGAGCTTTTGAGTCTTACAATTAACTTTATGCATGCCTCATTTCCATAACAAgaagaaatatatacagtttgaaaCTTATTGTACAGACTTCCAGAAAGAACACAATTTTAAAGATTAgactaatgaattttttttaacacataaAAAGACTGATTCACCATCTATAACATTATTGTTTAAAACAGAAAGATCTATAGTTCCTTATGATAGAATGTTTAAACCTTATAATCTACTTCAAAAGTTTGCCTAAATAAAGGTCTATTTCATTACTTAGAGGAAAGAAAGCAATCACAACTACATCTTATTTGaccagatattatttaaaagccACATTTCCATAAAAAGGTTGAGCAGTGACCATGTATGCAGAAGGACACATGTTATTGTAATCTCAAAAAGTGTGTTAAGCCAACTTAAGAAGTGAATTAACTTAGCTCAGTCATTACAAGTGCATgccaaaaatgtttttgaaaaatacttatagtaaaatattagcaaaatttaattttaaaaaaggtatacAGGACacagaaaattttaaaagttttattcaaattattgaAAATCTAGGAAAAACTCTTTCATAAACCACTTTAATTCAATAAGGACatagatggaaaaaaaaaaaaaaatcccaatgaAGCAGAGTATGAATTATTTGGATTCTACTATAGAGAACTTTGCTTTTCTCTTATATAGAATCAAATTGGCTTTGTTGCTAAAATAATTTACCCAGTCTTCTTGTGGCTGAAACTCTTCAATGTTTCCTGATAGTGCCAAATTAAATTTCTCCTCTTGCTCCtgtttctctttgtaaaattgttGTAGAGCAGCCAAAGCATGACTGGAGAGTTGTGGTTCTTCATCAGATTCAGACATCCTTGTTATCTCAAACCAAAATCACTACTTTTAAGCCTCAGTTACAAAGTAGTGCAGACTGtaaatgagatttaaaaaaaaaaattaatttgcacTGAAAGTAGgcaaataattacaaataaaatttgCTAAAAGAGCTATTCTTACAAAATCTGGCAGTGGACTTTTTAAGTTTTAGATTTTtctttagaaatgaagattattattattaaattattattactccttcttccctagtgctattagagcatggaatgggttgcctgagctagccaggaaaaccagtgacttggcagaattaaagtcattggttaatatgcatgactaaatgcatgacgcgtaggacgtaatcatcttcttttttgaagtaacgtctgtattatataagataagaagataagattatatCCTAACCCAAAAAGCAGGAAGAGTATGAAAGCAGGTGTAACATGACAGTAGTCTGGAGCATCTATCATATTGTAAGCAAGCTGATCATGCTGTTGCCAATGCTCCCtagtcattttgcaggaaatgaaataaaattagtagacttagatctagatgacattttttttttctaaccaaAAGGTACTGCTAACCTTTAATGAAACAGAACAAGAGGACTTTAGATTAGAATACCATGAACTTTTTGGTAATCATGAAGATGAGCATCAAAAATTATTGATTCACCgaaaattcaaaaaaatttttttaaatacaattaataaatataaatagtgtttttaaaagatttgcTTGTAAAAAAGagaacttttatatttatatgacatcaacaaaaagcaTTAGCGACATCAAGGTTGCTCAGCACGCtgccattttgtttacaatgatgTCACAGAGGTGTTGCCAACTTAGTATTCTgagattttcttttgttac includes:
- the LOC106063950 gene encoding EEF1A lysine methyltransferase 1-like produces the protein MSESDEEPQLSSHALAALQQFYKEKQEQEEKFNLALSGNIEEFQPQEDWQLSQFWYDNKTAETLAKEALSIVGDKGRIACLSSPTVYKKLRELKGDSVDVKCLEYDTRFQVYGEDFIFYDYNEPLRVDAALQNQFDLVIADPPFLSEECLCKTAITIKFLAKDKLILCTGFVMADLAKRLLKAVPCKFEPRHANGLQNQFSCYVNYDSVLLNT